The Neobacillus sp. OS1-2 genome includes a window with the following:
- the trpD gene encoding anthranilate phosphoribosyltransferase: MRNYLLQLAEKQSFSENQMKEAFDFILGEEVSESEIAAFLMGLKSKGETVEEIAGIVRALKDHTLTFTRKFPNVLDNCGTGGDGSSSFNVSTTSAFVIAAAGIPVAKHGNRSISSKTGSADVLEHLGVNFNLSAEQTEEILEEIGVAFLFAPHVHPKLKKVMSVRKQLKIPTIFNFIGPLTNPIDLDYQLLGVYRRDLLNIFAEVLQKLGRKRAVVINGAGYMDEASLQGENHFSLLEDGCINNHSFFPEEMNLTRYDNSCIKGGDSKENAEILVRVLKGEKGAQLDTVLLNAGIGIFTAGKAETMKAGIELAKEMIDTGAAYEKLTALIDKSRANRREAI; encoded by the coding sequence ATGAGAAATTATTTACTCCAATTAGCTGAAAAACAATCGTTTTCAGAAAATCAAATGAAAGAAGCCTTCGATTTTATCTTGGGGGAAGAAGTTTCCGAATCGGAAATTGCAGCCTTTTTAATGGGCCTAAAATCAAAGGGTGAAACCGTCGAAGAAATTGCCGGGATTGTGAGGGCATTAAAGGATCATACGTTAACATTTACCCGTAAATTTCCGAATGTTCTTGATAATTGCGGGACTGGAGGAGACGGTTCTTCAAGTTTTAATGTCAGTACCACTTCTGCCTTTGTCATTGCCGCGGCTGGTATTCCTGTAGCAAAGCATGGGAATAGGAGTATATCAAGTAAAACGGGGAGCGCTGATGTACTAGAGCACTTGGGGGTAAATTTTAATTTATCTGCAGAACAAACAGAAGAAATCCTTGAGGAAATCGGTGTGGCATTTCTATTTGCTCCGCATGTCCATCCCAAATTGAAAAAAGTGATGTCAGTAAGGAAACAATTAAAAATTCCGACTATCTTTAATTTTATCGGACCGCTTACAAATCCAATTGATTTAGACTATCAATTGCTTGGTGTTTACCGAAGGGATTTATTGAATATATTTGCTGAAGTGCTTCAGAAGCTTGGCCGTAAACGGGCAGTAGTCATTAATGGTGCCGGTTATATGGACGAAGCCTCACTACAAGGAGAGAATCACTTTTCGCTTTTGGAGGATGGATGCATTAACAATCATTCTTTTTTCCCTGAAGAAATGAATCTTACTCGATATGATAACAGTTGTATAAAGGGGGGGGATTCAAAAGAAAATGCTGAGATCCTAGTCAGAGTTTTAAAAGGGGAAAAAGGAGCCCAATTGGATACTGTTTTACTCAACGCGGGAATTGGAATTTTTACCGCTGGGAAAGCGGAAACGATGAAAGCCGGAATTGAATTAGCAAAAGAGATGATTGACACGGGTGCAGCATATGAAAAATTAACTGCGCTCATTGATAAATCACGAGCAAACAGGAGGGAGGCAATTTAA
- a CDS encoding aminodeoxychorismate/anthranilate synthase component II has translation MILLIDNFDSFTFNLYQYLGELGEKTAVYRNNQLSIEQIREMKPKAIILSPGPGRPEAAGICMEVVQTFYQEIPILGICLGHQAIGAAFGSVVGRAHSIMHGKTSSISHGSSGIFANMESPLEVMRYHSLSIDKSHIAAQLEVIAISSDDNEVMAIKHQQFPVYGLQFHPESIGTPLGKAMIANFLLEIEGERTNEKLFTPIS, from the coding sequence ATGATCTTGCTAATCGATAATTTTGATTCGTTTACATTTAATCTTTATCAGTACTTAGGTGAATTAGGAGAAAAAACTGCTGTATATCGAAATAATCAACTGTCTATCGAGCAAATCAGAGAAATGAAACCAAAAGCGATTATTTTATCACCAGGTCCAGGAAGGCCGGAAGCTGCAGGAATTTGTATGGAAGTGGTTCAAACTTTCTATCAGGAAATTCCTATTTTAGGAATATGCCTGGGTCATCAGGCTATTGGTGCTGCATTCGGCAGTGTAGTAGGCAGGGCCCATTCTATTATGCACGGGAAAACATCCTCCATATCACATGGCAGCAGTGGGATTTTTGCTAATATGGAATCGCCGTTAGAGGTCATGCGCTATCATTCCTTATCTATTGATAAAAGCCATATTGCTGCACAATTAGAGGTTATTGCGATTTCAAGTGATGACAATGAAGTGATGGCGATCAAACATCAGCAATTTCCTGTTTATGGTCTGCAATTTCATCCTGAATCCATTGGAACACCATTAGGTAAGGCAATGATTGCTAACTTTTTACTTGAAATAGAAGGGGAGAGGACAAATGAGAAATTATTTACTCCAATTAGCTGA
- a CDS encoding DeoR/GlpR family DNA-binding transcription regulator, whose translation MLTPERHRIILQLLKDKNIVKIQEIMELTNCSESTIRRDLSQLEEQKFLKRIHGGAQRLQGKLQEPSMIEKSSKNLQEKRRIAKYAASLVEAGDCIYLDAGSTVVEMIEYLPLKDIVVVTNGIMHISPLVNKGITTYLIGGLTKLKTNAIIGRGALASLDLYRFDKCFIGVNGIHPQFGFTTPDQEEALVKQKAISLTREAFVLADNTKFAEISFAKIADIHEVSIITNDLDEETEKQYLNRTSIKVVTS comes from the coding sequence TTGTTAACTCCTGAACGTCATCGAATCATTCTACAATTATTAAAAGATAAAAATATCGTGAAAATCCAGGAAATCATGGAGCTGACTAATTGCTCAGAATCAACGATTAGAAGGGATTTATCACAATTAGAAGAACAAAAATTCCTAAAAAGAATCCACGGCGGCGCTCAAAGATTGCAAGGGAAGTTACAAGAGCCAAGCATGATTGAAAAATCATCCAAAAACCTTCAAGAAAAACGACGGATTGCCAAATATGCTGCGAGTTTAGTGGAAGCGGGAGATTGTATTTATCTTGATGCCGGTTCAACTGTGGTTGAAATGATTGAGTACTTACCTTTAAAGGATATTGTCGTCGTTACCAATGGGATCATGCATATATCCCCGTTGGTGAATAAAGGGATCACAACCTATCTAATTGGCGGGTTAACCAAGTTGAAAACAAATGCCATTATCGGGCGTGGTGCATTAGCAAGCCTAGATCTTTACCGCTTTGATAAATGCTTTATCGGAGTAAACGGAATTCATCCGCAGTTTGGTTTCACTACTCCCGATCAAGAGGAAGCGCTGGTCAAGCAAAAGGCGATATCTTTAACAAGAGAAGCCTTTGTGTTAGCAGATAACACGAAATTCGCAGAAATTTCTTTTGCGAAAATTGCCGATATCCACGAGGTATCCATCATTACAAACGATTTAGATGAAGAAACAGAGAAGCAATACTTAAATCGAACTTCAATAAAGGTAGTGACATCATGA
- a CDS encoding fructose-specific PTS transporter subunit EIIC: MKITELLSENTILLNIKGNEKESTIDQLVEVLLKADKISDPTDFKAAIVKREEQSTTGIGDGIAIPHAKTKAVKEAAIVFGKSSEGVNYESLDGRPAHLFFMIAAPDGANNTHLEALARLSGLLMKVEVRYELLMATTAEEVMNTINRFDKDEEEAPATKNNTQTVVAVTGCPTGIAHTYMAADSLKAKAKEMGVTIKVETNGSGGAKNILTKDEIEHAAAVIVAADISVEMERFKGKHVIQAPVADGIRRPEQLIDKALKQDAPVYQGNGAKSTDDPDQKSPRKGFYKHLMNGVSNMLPFVVGGGILIAISFMFGYNSANPDDPSYNPIAAVIKAIGGDNAFALIVPVLAGFIALSIADRPGFAPGMVGGMMAASGGAGFLGGLIAGFLAGYMVLLLKKLFAGLPRSLEGIKSILIYPLLGIAITGFLMHYVVNNPVAWINKEIADWLTGLGTGNAVLLGIVLGLMMSFDMGGPINKAAYVFGTGLLASGVYGPMAAIMAAGMVPPLAIAIATTVFKNKFNEQDKDAGKACYVMGLSFITEGAIPFAAADPLRVIPSVMVGSAIAGALSMAFGIGLRAPHGGIFVVPLVEGGALLYALAILIGSVVSALLIGFLKKPVKSV, from the coding sequence ATGAAAATTACAGAATTATTATCGGAAAATACAATTTTACTAAATATTAAAGGCAACGAAAAAGAAAGTACAATTGATCAGCTAGTGGAGGTCTTACTAAAGGCAGATAAAATTTCGGATCCGACGGATTTTAAAGCGGCTATAGTAAAGCGTGAAGAACAAAGCACGACAGGAATCGGTGACGGGATTGCTATTCCTCATGCGAAAACGAAGGCTGTAAAGGAAGCAGCCATTGTTTTTGGGAAATCGTCCGAAGGAGTAAACTATGAGTCATTAGACGGCAGGCCTGCCCACCTGTTCTTTATGATTGCGGCCCCAGATGGTGCAAATAATACCCACTTAGAAGCTTTAGCGCGTCTTTCGGGATTATTGATGAAAGTGGAAGTGCGATACGAGCTATTAATGGCAACTACGGCTGAAGAAGTTATGAATACGATAAATCGGTTTGACAAAGACGAGGAGGAAGCACCTGCTACAAAAAATAACACTCAGACAGTTGTGGCGGTGACAGGTTGTCCTACAGGAATTGCTCACACATATATGGCCGCAGATTCACTTAAAGCGAAAGCAAAAGAGATGGGTGTTACCATAAAAGTTGAAACCAACGGTTCTGGCGGTGCTAAAAATATTCTTACGAAGGATGAAATTGAACACGCAGCAGCTGTCATTGTTGCTGCAGATATAAGTGTGGAAATGGAACGTTTCAAGGGTAAACATGTCATTCAAGCACCAGTTGCAGATGGAATTCGACGACCTGAGCAATTGATCGACAAGGCGTTAAAGCAAGACGCTCCTGTTTATCAGGGAAATGGAGCTAAAAGCACGGATGATCCTGACCAAAAGAGTCCTCGTAAAGGCTTTTACAAGCACCTAATGAACGGTGTTTCAAATATGCTGCCGTTTGTAGTAGGTGGCGGTATTTTAATCGCGATTAGCTTTATGTTTGGCTATAACTCAGCAAATCCGGACGATCCATCCTATAATCCAATTGCAGCAGTTATCAAGGCCATTGGCGGTGACAATGCATTCGCCCTTATTGTCCCTGTTCTTGCCGGATTTATCGCCCTAAGTATTGCCGACCGTCCTGGTTTCGCTCCCGGTATGGTAGGGGGGATGATGGCTGCCAGTGGAGGTGCTGGCTTCCTTGGTGGGTTGATTGCCGGTTTCTTGGCAGGTTATATGGTATTATTGTTGAAGAAATTGTTTGCCGGACTTCCACGTTCACTTGAAGGAATTAAAAGTATTTTAATATATCCTTTATTAGGTATTGCCATTACAGGATTTTTGATGCATTACGTTGTTAACAATCCGGTGGCCTGGATCAACAAGGAAATAGCTGATTGGTTAACAGGACTTGGAACGGGTAATGCGGTTTTATTAGGTATTGTTCTGGGACTTATGATGTCCTTTGATATGGGTGGACCCATTAACAAGGCGGCCTATGTGTTTGGAACAGGATTGCTAGCAAGTGGTGTATATGGGCCAATGGCAGCTATTATGGCAGCAGGAATGGTGCCGCCGCTAGCCATTGCTATTGCGACAACGGTTTTTAAAAATAAGTTTAACGAGCAAGATAAAGATGCTGGAAAAGCGTGTTATGTTATGGGATTATCATTCATAACAGAAGGCGCCATTCCATTTGCTGCAGCGGATCCACTGCGTGTCATTCCATCTGTAATGGTCGGTTCTGCGATTGCAGGGGCACTGTCCATGGCATTCGGTATAGGCCTCCGAGCACCGCATGGTGGAATCTTTGTGGTTCCATTGGTTGAAGGTGGTGCCTTGCTGTATGCTTTGGCAATACTCATTGGTTCAGTCGTTTCTGCATTATTAATTGGGTTCCTAAAGAAACCTGTAAAATCTGTATAA
- the trpE gene encoding anthranilate synthase component I produces MKTVNGFFIREIKGDTLTPISILQKISGNKKFLLESSHKYNDSGRYSFIGANPAFELISRGDRNEIVNRDGKKSVLKGNPLEVLKELLPPRAFEENAFPFVGGAVGYVGYDIIRSYEIIGEEYPNGLDMPDLHLMFYEEVIVFDHLEEKIMLCGLPLTETSTEEVIANRLTKRIEELKQPIYYHEDEPVRFAGFHSDTEKETFINQVEVAKEHILAGDIFQVVLSRRMKSSFEGTPLSLYRKHRSHNPTPYMFYIDFGDYTVIGSSPESLLKTIGRIVISNPIAGTKRRGESRIEDLLIEQELVTDEKELAEHRMLVDLGRNDLGKVCEFGTVQIEKYMAVEKFRHVMHLVSEVSGELLPDKTAIDALAACLPAGTVSGAPKVRAMEIINALEKSKRGLYSGAIGYVSASGNIDFALAIRTMIIKDGTASIQAGAGIVYDSNPESEYEETVNKLKTFLEGEQ; encoded by the coding sequence ATGAAAACAGTAAACGGTTTTTTTATCCGAGAAATTAAAGGTGATACATTAACGCCAATTTCTATTTTGCAAAAGATAAGCGGAAACAAAAAATTCTTATTGGAAAGTTCTCATAAATACAATGACTCTGGGCGCTATTCGTTTATCGGGGCAAACCCTGCCTTTGAACTCATTTCACGAGGTGATCGGAATGAAATTGTCAATCGAGATGGTAAGAAAAGTGTATTGAAGGGAAACCCGTTGGAGGTATTAAAGGAGCTTTTACCGCCAAGGGCTTTTGAAGAGAATGCCTTTCCATTTGTAGGCGGTGCTGTAGGGTATGTTGGCTATGACATTATTAGATCCTACGAAATCATTGGTGAGGAATATCCAAACGGGTTAGACATGCCAGATCTACACTTAATGTTTTATGAGGAAGTAATTGTATTTGATCACCTTGAAGAGAAAATCATGCTTTGCGGGCTGCCGCTGACAGAAACAAGCACAGAAGAAGTGATTGCAAACCGCCTAACGAAAAGGATCGAGGAGTTAAAACAACCCATTTATTATCATGAAGATGAGCCCGTTCGTTTTGCAGGTTTTCATTCAGATACGGAAAAAGAAACCTTTATTAATCAGGTTGAAGTCGCAAAGGAACATATTTTAGCTGGGGATATATTTCAAGTGGTGCTATCAAGACGAATGAAGTCATCGTTTGAAGGAACACCATTATCCTTGTATCGAAAACACCGAAGTCATAATCCAACCCCTTATATGTTTTATATTGATTTTGGCGACTATACCGTTATCGGTTCTTCTCCGGAAAGTTTACTAAAGACAATAGGGAGAATAGTTATTTCAAATCCGATTGCCGGGACAAAGCGGAGAGGGGAGTCAAGGATCGAGGATCTGCTGATTGAACAGGAATTAGTAACTGATGAAAAAGAACTGGCAGAGCATCGGATGCTGGTTGATCTTGGCAGGAATGATCTCGGAAAAGTTTGCGAATTCGGAACGGTTCAAATTGAAAAGTATATGGCGGTGGAAAAATTCCGACATGTCATGCATCTTGTGTCAGAGGTAAGTGGTGAGCTCCTGCCGGATAAGACAGCCATTGATGCCCTTGCCGCATGCCTTCCGGCAGGAACAGTTTCAGGTGCACCAAAGGTAAGGGCGATGGAAATTATCAATGCCCTGGAGAAGTCAAAACGGGGTCTCTATTCAGGAGCAATTGGCTATGTATCGGCGAGCGGAAATATCGATTTTGCCCTTGCGATTCGAACAATGATTATTAAGGATGGAACAGCTAGTATCCAAGCAGGTGCAGGAATTGTCTACGATTCCAATCCTGAGTCAGAGTATGAGGAAACCGTCAATAAGTTAAAAACCTTTTTGGAGGGTGAGCAATGA
- the trpC gene encoding indole-3-glycerol phosphate synthase TrpC, with product MVTILDRIIEQKKKEVLLLQEAVHRIPQIEFPKRSLIHKLNEANELSIIAEFKRASPSKGLINNGIDPVQQAAMYEESGATAISVLTDQSFFKGSFSDLQRVRETVDLPILCKDFIIDPLQINVAAANGADLILLIAAALDENRLNELYQYARSKDLEVLVEVHNQEELEKVLHTSARLIGVNNRDLKTFHVSLEVTETLALEVKKSGAFLISESGIHCQEDAERVRNAGANGILVGEALMTSRDVKNAFLDLRLPLQQGINE from the coding sequence ATGGTGACTATTCTTGACCGAATTATTGAACAGAAGAAGAAAGAGGTCCTGCTTCTTCAAGAAGCTGTACACAGGATTCCGCAAATCGAATTTCCAAAAAGGTCCCTTATTCACAAGCTGAATGAAGCAAATGAATTGTCGATTATCGCTGAATTTAAACGGGCATCACCATCAAAGGGACTCATCAATAATGGAATTGATCCTGTCCAGCAGGCAGCGATGTATGAGGAATCTGGGGCAACTGCCATTTCTGTGCTAACTGATCAAAGTTTTTTTAAAGGGTCATTTTCTGATTTGCAGCGAGTTCGTGAAACGGTTGATCTTCCCATACTTTGCAAAGATTTTATCATCGACCCGTTGCAAATTAATGTAGCTGCTGCAAATGGTGCTGATTTGATTTTATTAATAGCAGCCGCCTTGGATGAAAACCGACTGAACGAGTTATATCAATATGCGAGGTCAAAGGACTTGGAGGTTTTGGTAGAAGTTCATAATCAGGAAGAATTAGAAAAGGTACTTCATACAAGTGCAAGGCTGATTGGGGTCAATAATCGGGATTTAAAAACCTTCCATGTTTCACTTGAAGTTACTGAAACATTGGCACTTGAGGTAAAAAAATCTGGTGCCTTCCTTATAAGTGAGAGCGGCATTCATTGCCAAGAGGATGCAGAGCGGGTTAGAAATGCCGGCGCGAATGGAATTTTAGTTGGGGAAGCATTGATGACAAGTAGGGATGTCAAAAATGCCTTCCTAGATCTTCGTCTACCCCTTCAACAGGGGATAAACGAATGA
- a CDS encoding MFS transporter, producing the protein MEHIEQLSQNPRTAKKKQSTAGQKRSNEVSKQKWAIVSLSSIPLVMTLGNSMLIPVLPSMEKKLSISSFQSSMIITVYSIVAIFLIPVAGYLSDHIGRKKVIIPSLIIAGIGGLVSGFASWKLEDAYWLILAGRALQGVGAAGAAPIVMPLVGDMFKNDDDVSTCLGLIETSNTFGKVLSPILGAFLAGFIWFLPFFSFPIFCAISVIMMIFLVKCPKTDEKKIPFKEFFINVKKTFTEKGRWLYAIFFIGGILMLILFGILFYLSEVFESEYGIKDVKKGLFLALPLGALCLSSFISGKIIKKNKVLMKWLTFGGIVAAALSIAALWFSIKLWYMITMFLISGVGIGLGLPCLDALITEGVEKKERGTITSIYNSMRFIGVAAGPPIIAVLMKYANHWIFILLSSLSVTAAIVALISIKPKAEA; encoded by the coding sequence ATGGAACATATTGAACAATTAAGCCAAAATCCACGTACTGCAAAAAAGAAGCAGTCTACAGCTGGACAAAAGCGATCCAATGAGGTATCTAAGCAAAAGTGGGCAATTGTCTCACTGTCTTCCATTCCATTGGTTATGACGTTAGGAAATTCAATGCTGATACCTGTGTTACCATCAATGGAAAAAAAATTATCGATCTCCTCTTTTCAATCCAGCATGATCATTACCGTTTATTCCATTGTTGCCATTTTTTTAATTCCAGTTGCCGGTTATTTGTCCGATCATATTGGAAGAAAAAAAGTCATTATTCCCAGCTTAATTATCGCGGGTATTGGCGGACTGGTTTCTGGTTTCGCGTCATGGAAATTAGAGGATGCCTATTGGCTTATTTTAGCCGGCAGGGCTTTACAGGGGGTAGGTGCTGCTGGGGCGGCGCCAATTGTTATGCCGCTGGTCGGAGACATGTTTAAAAATGATGATGATGTTAGCACCTGCCTAGGTCTGATTGAAACATCCAATACCTTTGGGAAAGTACTAAGTCCGATCTTAGGTGCATTTTTAGCAGGTTTTATCTGGTTTTTACCCTTTTTCTCCTTTCCAATCTTTTGTGCAATTTCCGTTATCATGATGATTTTTCTCGTCAAGTGTCCAAAAACAGATGAAAAGAAAATCCCCTTTAAAGAGTTTTTTATCAATGTAAAAAAAACTTTTACGGAAAAGGGACGTTGGCTTTATGCCATCTTTTTTATTGGCGGCATCTTGATGCTGATTCTATTTGGAATTTTATTTTACCTCTCAGAAGTTTTCGAAAGTGAATACGGAATAAAAGATGTTAAAAAGGGGTTATTTTTAGCATTACCATTAGGAGCACTTTGTTTATCATCCTTTATTAGCGGAAAAATAATTAAGAAAAATAAAGTACTCATGAAATGGTTAACCTTTGGCGGAATAGTCGCAGCAGCATTATCCATTGCTGCTCTATGGTTTTCGATTAAGCTCTGGTATATGATTACCATGTTTCTGATCAGCGGAGTAGGAATTGGTTTAGGCCTTCCATGTTTGGATGCCTTAATCACTGAAGGCGTCGAGAAGAAAGAACGGGGCACCATTACATCGATTTACAATTCAATGAGATTTATCGGAGTCGCAGCAGGTCCTCCGATTATTGCTGTGTTAATGAAATATGCGAATCATTGGATATTTATATTATTGAGCAGTCTGAGCGTTACCGCTGCCATTGTGGCTCTGATATCAATTAAGCCGAAAGCGGAGGCATAG
- the trpB gene encoding tryptophan synthase subunit beta: MSTYTLPNERGHFGIYGGRFVPETLMKAVIELNEAYEMAKKEPGFQAEIDRLLKEYVGRETPLYFAENLTRHAGGANIFLKREDLNHTGAHKINNAIGQALLAVRMGKRRIVAETGAGQHGVATATVCALLNLDCIIFMGEEDIKRQALNVFRMELLGAKVVGVTSGSATLKDAVNEALRYWVANVDDTHYLLGSVMGPHPFPVMVRDFQSVIGKETREQFLKREGCLPDAVVACIGGGSNAMGMFYPFIEDTSVRLYGVEAAGAGVETDFHAASLTKGKPGVLHGSLMYLLQTNDGQIQEAHSISAGLDYPGVGPEHSYLKDSGRADYYSITDQEALEAFQLLSKLEGIIPALESAHAVAFSVKLAAELNETQNIVVCLSGRGDKDVDTVKSRIEGGNDHVPN, from the coding sequence ATGAGCACATATACATTACCAAATGAAAGAGGACATTTCGGTATTTATGGAGGAAGATTTGTACCGGAAACCTTGATGAAAGCCGTTATTGAGCTTAATGAAGCATATGAAATGGCTAAGAAGGAACCGGGCTTTCAAGCTGAGATAGATCGATTATTAAAAGAATATGTCGGGAGAGAGACACCACTATATTTTGCAGAAAATCTAACCAGACATGCTGGTGGTGCCAATATTTTTCTTAAAAGAGAAGATCTGAATCATACAGGAGCCCATAAAATCAACAATGCCATTGGTCAGGCGTTACTAGCAGTTCGGATGGGAAAGCGAAGGATTGTAGCCGAAACAGGTGCCGGTCAGCATGGTGTGGCGACGGCGACTGTTTGTGCCTTGTTAAACCTGGATTGTATTATTTTTATGGGGGAAGAGGACATAAAAAGACAGGCATTAAACGTCTTTCGCATGGAATTGTTGGGAGCAAAGGTGGTTGGAGTAACCTCCGGTAGTGCTACATTAAAGGACGCCGTCAACGAAGCGCTGAGATACTGGGTAGCCAATGTGGATGACACCCACTATCTTTTAGGATCTGTCATGGGTCCTCACCCTTTTCCCGTGATGGTAAGAGATTTTCAAAGTGTCATTGGCAAGGAAACAAGAGAACAATTTCTAAAGCGGGAAGGCTGTCTTCCTGATGCTGTTGTTGCCTGTATAGGGGGCGGAAGTAATGCAATGGGGATGTTTTACCCATTTATTGAAGATACGTCAGTCCGTTTATATGGGGTTGAAGCGGCGGGTGCCGGTGTTGAAACCGATTTTCATGCGGCCTCGTTAACAAAAGGTAAACCAGGTGTTTTACATGGTTCCTTAATGTATTTATTGCAAACCAATGATGGTCAGATTCAAGAAGCCCATTCTATATCTGCCGGCCTTGATTATCCCGGGGTAGGTCCTGAACACAGCTACTTAAAGGATAGTGGGAGGGCAGACTATTATTCTATTACAGATCAAGAAGCACTGGAGGCCTTTCAACTTTTATCAAAGCTTGAGGGAATTATACCTGCACTTGAAAGTGCCCATGCTGTTGCCTTTAGTGTTAAGCTAGCGGCTGAATTGAACGAAACGCAAAACATTGTTGTATGCCTCTCCGGCCGTGGCGATAAGGATGTAGATACTGTGAAATCAAGGATTGAAGGGGGAAATGATCATGTACCGAATTGA
- the pfkB gene encoding 1-phosphofructokinase, whose product MIYTLTLNPSVDYIVQLESFQLGELNRTINETKFPGGKGINVSRVLNQFAAKSKALGFVGGFTGTYVEQFLQNERIDTEFVQVEEDTRINIKLKTGQESEINAVGPQITEQNFTRLKEKIQRLDSEDLLVLAGSIPSTLPETTYEDLVKICQENGVKFVVDAEGELLKNVLPYGPFLIKPNHHELGELFETSISSAVEAIPYGKNLITMGAQNVIVSLADKGAVLINKNNSFMATVPMGKVKNSVGAGDSMVAGFLAVYEKTKNIEEAFRYSVASGSATAFSLGLCTKEKVEELLPEVHIKELF is encoded by the coding sequence ATGATTTATACATTAACGCTTAATCCTTCTGTTGACTATATAGTCCAGTTGGAGAGCTTTCAACTAGGTGAGTTAAATCGAACGATAAATGAAACCAAGTTTCCTGGGGGTAAAGGAATTAACGTCTCAAGGGTGTTAAATCAATTTGCGGCAAAAAGTAAGGCACTTGGCTTTGTAGGCGGTTTTACGGGAACTTATGTGGAACAATTCTTACAAAATGAACGGATTGATACAGAGTTCGTTCAAGTCGAGGAAGATACTCGGATAAATATAAAATTAAAAACGGGTCAAGAGTCAGAAATAAACGCAGTTGGTCCCCAAATAACTGAACAAAATTTCACACGTTTAAAAGAAAAAATTCAGAGACTAGATTCAGAGGATTTACTGGTTCTTGCAGGAAGTATTCCTTCAACATTGCCGGAAACAACCTATGAAGACTTAGTGAAAATTTGCCAAGAAAATGGAGTGAAATTTGTCGTCGACGCTGAAGGAGAGCTGCTTAAAAACGTCCTTCCATACGGGCCGTTTTTAATCAAACCCAATCATCATGAGCTAGGGGAGCTTTTTGAAACATCGATTTCAAGTGCAGTGGAAGCAATCCCCTATGGTAAAAATCTGATCACCATGGGTGCCCAAAATGTTATTGTCTCACTCGCTGACAAAGGGGCCGTTTTAATAAACAAAAACAATTCCTTCATGGCAACGGTGCCAATGGGTAAGGTTAAAAACTCAGTCGGTGCGGGTGATTCTATGGTGGCGGGATTCTTGGCTGTATATGAAAAAACAAAAAATATTGAAGAAGCCTTCCGCTACAGCGTTGCTTCAGGAAGTGCAACTGCCTTCTCACTTGGTCTTTGTACCAAGGAAAAAGTAGAGGAGCTCCTGCCGGAGGTTCATATTAAGGAATTATTTTAA
- a CDS encoding phosphoribosylanthranilate isomerase has product MKVKICGITDVKTALATAEYGADAIGFVFADSKRRVSIEKATEIVSALPNDVYKVGVFVNETHEEVERIASVVGLTHIQLHGDEPASFCQLLSLPVIKAISFDGNEGLAEISQFPAEYILLDGPKEKYRGGNGTAFDWNEVNAAILREKRVILAGGLHLNNVEQAINIVKPAMVDVSSGVESDGVKDLVKIKEFITKVKNLGGNENEHIYITK; this is encoded by the coding sequence ATGAAAGTGAAAATTTGCGGCATAACGGATGTCAAAACAGCACTTGCCACAGCTGAGTATGGTGCCGATGCCATTGGTTTTGTATTTGCTGACAGTAAGCGAAGGGTTTCAATAGAAAAAGCAACAGAAATTGTTTCCGCTTTACCAAATGATGTGTATAAGGTTGGTGTATTTGTAAATGAAACACACGAAGAAGTCGAACGAATTGCCTCGGTCGTCGGGTTAACACATATCCAATTGCATGGTGATGAACCCGCCTCATTTTGCCAATTGCTTTCATTACCTGTAATAAAGGCAATAAGCTTTGATGGGAATGAGGGGCTAGCAGAAATTAGCCAATTTCCGGCGGAGTATATATTGTTGGATGGCCCAAAAGAAAAATACCGGGGTGGAAATGGGACAGCGTTTGATTGGAATGAGGTAAACGCAGCAATTTTAAGGGAGAAAAGGGTCATTCTTGCTGGTGGTTTACATTTGAACAATGTGGAACAGGCCATCAACATTGTAAAACCGGCAATGGTGGACGTAAGCTCCGGAGTTGAATCTGATGGAGTAAAGGACCTTGTAAAGATAAAAGAATTTATTACCAAAGTGAAAAATTTGGGGGGAAATGAAAATGAGCACATATACATTACCAAATGA